One region of Macadamia integrifolia cultivar HAES 741 chromosome 11, SCU_Mint_v3, whole genome shotgun sequence genomic DNA includes:
- the LOC122093122 gene encoding uncharacterized protein LOC122093122, whose protein sequence is MYLTLFVLITFFMISDEDRCMQQLKNTNEMTSNMSACDIAKCDYCGKDCSVFTSKLGSHVGRKFFKCSMNCPFFMWVDHLKMCECGNGQCKVRTAKTSANYDRYFWCCPQSTGVENKGCGMFEWISSSSPSCDTYQTPPRSLCSETSTSSSPSPSSDYIKGYLNGAIKESEDHMRMLRDVLDIVKKLDLNKNV, encoded by the exons ATGTATTTAACACTCTTTGTCCTTATAACCTTCTTCATGATAAGTGATGAAGACAGGTGCATGCAACAATTGAAGAACACAAATGAG ATGACATCGAATATGTCCGCTTGTGATATTGCAAAGTGTGATTACTGTGGGAAAGATTGCTCAGTTTTCACTTCTAAGTTAGGGTCacatgttggaaggaaattttttaaatgttcaatgaattgccccttcttcatgtgggttgaCCATCTTAAGATGTGTGAGTGTGGGAACGGTCAGTGTAAGGTCAGAACTGCGAAAACAAGTGCAAATTATGATCGATATTTTTGGTGCTGTCCACAATCAACTGGG gttgaaaacaaaggttgtggaatgtttGAATGGATATCAAGTTCAAGCCCAAGTTGTGATACTTACCAGACTCCACCTAGGTCCCTATGCTCAGAaacatcaacttcatcatctccttccccttcatcagactatatcaaaggatacttgaacggtgcaataaaagaatctgaggatcatatgaggatgttgagagatgttcttgacatagtcaagaagcttgatttaaacaaaaatgtatga
- the LOC122093043 gene encoding uncharacterized protein LOC122093043, whose translation MRFDAPQHFWNDYRKKEQKYWKEHSVLPIHLEVGALLRKEMATGNDSTVPSEATTEVMMDVTGTQVEGIGNNDGVDYEPIEEEESVPSTPIGSTSCSRGRPRGSVNSGREKRKKGVAEKVVSPLKSIANSIEKMVMSESQSEFGRAIIDVVDAIPDLNFQQKFKAKEYFIAKRNSAIIFLETKVEDRRNLLEMYLPEIEKN comes from the exons atgagatttgatgctcctcaacacttctggaatgattatagg aaaaaagaacaaaagtattggaaggaacatagtgtgctcccaattcaccttgaagttggagctttgctaaGGAAAGAGATGGCAACTGGGAATGATTCAACAGTCCCCTCTGAAGCTACCACTGAAGTTATGATGGACGTGACAGGTACTCAGGTTGAGGGAATAGGGAACAATGATGGTGTTGACTATgaacctattgaagaagaagaaagtgttccttccacTCCCATTGGTAGTACCAGCTGTTCTCGAGGAAGACCTCGTGGGTCCGTCAATAGTggcagagaaaagaggaagaagggtgtagctgaaaaggtggtaagtccaTTGAAATCGATTGCTAACTCAATCGAGAAGATGGTAATGAGTGAATCTCAGTCTGAATTTGGGAGAGCCATTATAGATGTTGTTGATGCCATTCCAGAcctcaattttcaacaaaagtttaaggccaaggaatatttcataGCCAAGAGGAATTCTGCCATTATCTTCTTGGAAACAAAAGTAGAAGATAGGCGAAACCTGCTTGAGATGTACTtgccagagattgagaagaattga